The genomic stretch GGGGCCCCGGTAAATAATATGTATGATATTGAGAGTGCTCTTAGGCAACACCGGCAGGAGCAGTGGCGGAGATGTTGTGAGCCTGTGGTAGTAGTTTGGGATGGGGAATGCGCGTGCTTGGATTTTAATTTACCGGCGGATCGGGCCGATAGTTCGGCTGAATGTGAATTGGAATTGGAGCATGGTGAAGTGCGCAACTGGAAAATCGAGTTGTCTATGCTTCCTGTTTTGCAGGCAGCGCCGGTGGAAGGAACGGGTTATGTGGTTAAGCAACTGGAATTGCCCTATGTATTGCCCTGGGGATACCACCGCTTTAGATTGTTCCAAGGGCCGAATAGCTGGGATACATTGATTATTTGTGCACCGAGCCGCGCCTACGGGGTAGGCAGAATCTGGGGAGGATTTCTTCCTCTTTATGCCATTCAATCCCGTAATAATTGGGGAGCGGGAGATTTTTTGGATCTGAAAGCTTTGTTAAACTGGTTGCAAGACCTGGGAGGTAGTGTAGTAGGTACGCTTCCTCTACTGGCCACATTTATGGATAAGCCCTTTGATCCCAGTCCTTATTCACCGGTAAGCAGGCTTTTTTGGAATGAATTTTATATTAATGCCGCCGCAGTTCCTGAGTTGGAGCGTTGTCCACAGGCACAAAGCCTGTTAAATTCATCTGCTTTGCAAAAGGAAATTGAGGTCCTAAGAAGCGATCCTTTGGTTAATTACCGCCGGGGTATGGCAGTAAAAAGGAAGGTCTTAGAAGAACTGGGGCGCTGTTGTTTTGCAGGTAATGGCGTAAGACAAGAAGCTATCTGGCGTTGGACTGAAGAGTATCCTATGGTCCGGGATTACGCGCGGTTCCGGGCCGCTGCGGAAAAGCAGTTGGCCGGTTGGCCTGCATGGCCGCAAAGAATGCGAGAAGGTATGTTGCGCCAGAGTGACTATGACCCGGAAGTGGAGCGGTATCACTTATATATACAGTGGGTGGCGCGTGAACAACTGCGGTCTGTTTCTACCCAACCAGGGCGGCAGGGCTCCGGACTGTATCTGGATTTGCCCCTGGGTGTAAACGGAGGTGGTTATGATGTATGGCGCGAGCAGGCATCTTTTGCCTTGGATGTCAGTACCGGTGCGCCACCAGATTCCTTTTTTACTAGCGGCCAAGATTGGGGCTTTCCTCCTCTCCATCCTGAAAAAATTCGTGAACGAGGTTACCGGTATTATGTAGATTGTCTACGAAACCACATGCAGTACGCAGGAATATTACGCCTTGACCATGTTGCCGGGCTGCA from Bacillota bacterium encodes the following:
- the malQ gene encoding 4-alpha-glucanotransferase produces the protein MEETEVSLLHQLARLYGIEISYYDGRGCLRQASEDSLLAVLMALGAPVNNMYDIESALRQHRQEQWRRCCEPVVVVWDGECACLDFNLPADRADSSAECELELEHGEVRNWKIELSMLPVLQAAPVEGTGYVVKQLELPYVLPWGYHRFRLFQGPNSWDTLIICAPSRAYGVGRIWGGFLPLYAIQSRNNWGAGDFLDLKALLNWLQDLGGSVVGTLPLLATFMDKPFDPSPYSPVSRLFWNEFYINAAAVPELERCPQAQSLLNSSALQKEIEVLRSDPLVNYRRGMAVKRKVLEELGRCCFAGNGVRQEAIWRWTEEYPMVRDYARFRAAAEKQLAGWPAWPQRMREGMLRQSDYDPEVERYHLYIQWVAREQLRSVSTQPGRQGSGLYLDLPLGVNGGGYDVWREQASFALDVSTGAPPDSFFTSGQDWGFPPLHPEKIRERGYRYYVDCLRNHMQYAGILRLDHVAGLHRLFWIPRGHGAENGVYVRYRAEEFYAVLALESYRHKTALVGEDLGTVPDLVRTEMEQHNIYRMYILPFQQRQDQGLNHVPRDSLVSLNTHDMPPFNSFWAGQSPDERRCLASFLKDMGLLEPFSLEAEDILKASLKYLASSSGCILMVNMEDLWLETASQNVPGTLDEHPNWRRKARCSLENFSLISRLMQITQELNRLRGNTRGDNVRFSGGENCDSGCNSGR